From the genome of Niabella agricola, one region includes:
- a CDS encoding beta-galactosidase: protein MYRYRRFGRGLMLVCVSLLLQYGAAAQNDQASFAIGDTRFLLNNQPFVIRCGEMHYTRIPRDYWRHRLKMAKAMGLNTVCAYLFWNFTEREPGQFNWTGQADAAEFCRMAQQEGLYVILRPGPYSCAEWEFGGFPWWLLKDKTMRVRTQHPQYLEACKRYLLEVGKQLAPLQINKGGNILMVQVENEYGSFGSDREYIGLIRDYLKEAGFTVPFFTCDGPVQLKNDVRTDIFAAVNFGGNPESGFKALREVQAQGPLMCAEYYPGWFDSWGRPHHTGSSQRVIDELKWMLDHNASFSIYMAHGGTTFSTYSGANAPPYLPQTSSYDYDAPINEAGNPTAKFYAIRELLGKYLQPGETLPDVPQAATAQSLAPMHFTAVAPLWKNLPDPVASDTVLFMEDLNQGYGAVLYQTSMPAGGAATLQFADIHDYAQVYLNNQQIGTLDRRKGNFNISIPARSKTVLLQVLVEATGRVNYGHLMHDRKGIHGPVVLNNGTTRKELGKWKQYPIRLGDVNIPVKYEPFAGQVPGGAGFYKATFRVNELKDTYLDLRKWNKGLVWINGICLGRYWNIGPTQTMYLPGCWLKKGINEVVVFDLQGTPKPELRGLDQPILDSVTEKRAAGHKKAAQKWMVPAAQAYHTGSFEDSKEWQTVRFKPIIARYFCLEALTEFKNQPYTSAAELQLMDTEGKEIPRSAWKVLYADSEELSGDDGNAANLFDLQFTSIWHTEWQDRSPKHPHQVVIDLGKAYKIAGLKLLPRQDNPNGRIRDYRLYFSATPFKGL from the coding sequence ATGTACCGCTACAGAAGATTCGGCCGCGGTCTGATGCTCGTGTGTGTGTCTTTGCTCCTGCAATACGGAGCTGCCGCACAAAACGACCAGGCCTCATTTGCCATTGGTGATACCCGCTTTTTATTAAATAACCAACCCTTTGTGATCCGTTGCGGGGAAATGCATTATACCCGTATTCCCAGGGATTACTGGCGGCACCGGTTAAAAATGGCAAAAGCCATGGGGTTGAATACTGTATGCGCCTATCTTTTCTGGAACTTTACGGAGCGGGAACCCGGGCAGTTTAACTGGACCGGGCAGGCTGATGCTGCTGAGTTCTGCCGGATGGCACAGCAGGAAGGTTTGTATGTGATCCTGCGGCCAGGACCTTATTCCTGTGCAGAATGGGAGTTTGGTGGATTTCCCTGGTGGCTGCTGAAAGATAAAACGATGCGTGTGCGCACGCAACATCCGCAGTATCTGGAAGCCTGCAAGCGCTACCTGCTCGAAGTGGGTAAACAGCTGGCGCCCCTGCAGATCAATAAAGGCGGCAATATCCTGATGGTGCAGGTGGAAAATGAGTATGGAAGTTTTGGTTCCGACCGGGAGTACATCGGGTTGATCCGTGATTACCTGAAGGAAGCCGGCTTCACGGTTCCCTTCTTTACCTGCGACGGGCCCGTTCAGTTAAAGAATGATGTGCGGACCGATATTTTCGCGGCAGTTAATTTTGGCGGTAATCCCGAAAGCGGCTTTAAAGCGTTGCGCGAAGTGCAGGCACAGGGGCCGCTGATGTGCGCCGAATATTATCCCGGCTGGTTCGATAGCTGGGGACGCCCGCATCATACCGGATCCAGCCAGCGAGTGATTGATGAACTGAAATGGATGCTGGATCATAACGCGTCCTTTAGTATCTATATGGCACACGGAGGTACTACTTTTAGTACCTATTCGGGTGCTAATGCTCCGCCGTACCTGCCACAAACCAGCAGTTACGATTATGATGCGCCCATTAACGAAGCCGGTAATCCCACCGCCAAGTTTTATGCAATCCGGGAACTGCTGGGAAAATACCTGCAACCGGGAGAAACCCTGCCGGATGTACCGCAGGCCGCAACAGCGCAATCTTTGGCGCCCATGCACTTTACGGCGGTAGCTCCATTGTGGAAGAACCTGCCGGATCCGGTTGCGTCGGATACTGTGTTATTTATGGAAGACCTGAACCAGGGATATGGTGCTGTGCTGTATCAGACCTCGATGCCGGCCGGTGGAGCGGCCACGCTTCAGTTTGCAGATATCCATGACTATGCACAAGTATATCTAAACAATCAGCAGATCGGAACCCTGGACCGGAGAAAGGGCAATTTTAATATCAGCATTCCGGCACGTTCCAAAACCGTGTTACTTCAGGTACTGGTGGAGGCAACCGGGCGGGTAAACTACGGGCACCTGATGCATGACCGGAAAGGCATTCACGGCCCTGTTGTATTGAACAATGGTACAACCAGGAAAGAACTGGGGAAATGGAAACAATATCCCATTCGCCTGGGTGATGTGAACATTCCGGTAAAATATGAACCGTTTGCGGGACAGGTGCCTGGTGGGGCCGGTTTTTATAAAGCAACCTTCCGGGTGAATGAACTAAAAGATACCTATCTCGATCTGCGGAAATGGAATAAAGGACTGGTATGGATAAACGGCATTTGCCTGGGCCGTTACTGGAATATCGGGCCTACGCAGACCATGTACCTGCCGGGCTGCTGGCTGAAGAAAGGGATCAACGAAGTGGTCGTGTTTGATCTGCAGGGCACCCCTAAACCCGAACTCCGGGGACTGGATCAACCCATCCTGGATTCCGTGACTGAAAAGCGTGCGGCTGGTCATAAAAAAGCAGCTCAAAAATGGATGGTACCGGCTGCCCAGGCCTATCATACCGGCAGCTTTGAAGACAGCAAGGAATGGCAAACGGTGCGCTTTAAGCCCATAATTGCAAGGTATTTTTGCCTGGAAGCGTTGACTGAATTTAAAAACCAGCCCTATACCTCCGCTGCTGAGCTCCAGTTGATGGATACAGAAGGGAAAGAGATCCCGCGCAGCGCCTGGAAAGTGCTGTATGCGGATAGTGAGGAACTGAGTGGCGACGATGGAAATGCGGCCAACCTCTTTGATCTTCAGTTTACCAGCATCTGGCACACCGAATGGCAGGACCGCAGCCCCAAACATCCCCATCAGGTAGTGATAGACCTGGGTAAAGCCTATAAAATAGCCGGTTTAAAACTGCTGCCCCGGCAGGACAATCCCAACGGCCGGATCAGGGATTACCGCCTGTATTTTTCAGCTACACCTTTCAAGGGTTTGTAA
- a CDS encoding Bax inhibitor-1/YccA family protein produces MEDNYSRSTPDSIFSRNEAVGSRSRSFLANVFTYMFVALGITAVVAYFFASDPEQYIAPIISNKLLFYAIVFAPLGFVLLMSFAFNRLSAPVLMALLLIYSAINGISFSFILLVYTTTSVFGCFLTAALMFGIMAVMGYTTKQDLTSMGRIMMMGLIGIIIASIVNIFLKSDSMGYIISFIGVIVFTGLTAYDVQKLKRIGEGIDEEGNVIAGDVKKLAIMGALSLYLDFINLFLMLLRLFGRRN; encoded by the coding sequence ATGGAAGACAATTATTCAAGAAGTACACCAGACAGTATTTTTTCCAGGAACGAAGCGGTAGGCTCCCGGTCGCGCTCCTTCCTCGCCAATGTATTTACCTATATGTTCGTAGCATTGGGGATTACTGCCGTAGTGGCCTATTTTTTTGCGAGCGATCCAGAGCAATACATCGCCCCGATTATATCCAATAAGCTCTTATTTTATGCAATTGTATTTGCGCCACTCGGATTTGTTTTATTGATGTCCTTTGCCTTCAACCGGCTTTCTGCGCCTGTTTTAATGGCATTACTGCTGATTTATTCTGCTATAAACGGGATCAGTTTTAGTTTTATTTTACTGGTTTATACCACTACTTCTGTCTTTGGCTGTTTCCTTACCGCAGCGCTGATGTTTGGGATCATGGCCGTAATGGGTTATACCACCAAGCAAGATCTTACTTCCATGGGACGTATCATGATGATGGGACTGATCGGTATCATCATTGCCTCCATCGTGAACATTTTCCTCAAAAGCGATTCTATGGGGTATATCATCAGCTTTATCGGGGTAATCGTGTTTACCGGTTTAACCGCATACGATGTGCAGAAATTAAAACGGATTGGTGAAGGAATTGATGAGGAAGGCAACGTGATTGCAGGTGATGTAAAGAAGCTGGCCATCATGGGTGCTTTAAGTCTTTACCTGGATTTTATCAACCTGTTCCTGATGCTGCTGCGTTTGTTTGGAAGAAGAAACTAA
- a CDS encoding cation:proton antiporter domain-containing protein — protein sequence MQRYRNLLFYVLTIAGAIAIIWWILTMGNQLQSQKNIKSIIESKPALGIPFTAVLRHNIREPLAILLLQIFVILLVGSLMGFLFKKLKQPRVIGEMAAGILLGASFLGYYFPEVSAFVFPPQSLGNLNLLSQIGLVLFMFIVGLELDLSMLRGKTNAAVMISHTSIIVPFTLGVATAYFTYQQFAPTGVQFISYALFIGISLSITAFPVLARIIQERNLSKTNLGVLAITCAAADDVTAWCILALVIAVVKAGSAWSALYTILLSIAYILVMIKVIRPLMGNYYRKVNNRLTVPFIAVCMIILIASAYLTDAIGIHALFGAFVAGMVMPADMEFRTQLIEKIESVALLLLLPLFFVSTGLKTQIALLNNAALWSICIIVLIIAVIAKFGASAAAARFTGQSWSESLQLGALMNTRGLTELVVLNIGYDLGVISREIFTILVIMALSTTLMTGPALNRIQKLFRAS from the coding sequence ATGCAACGATACAGGAACCTTCTTTTTTATGTGTTAACAATTGCCGGAGCTATTGCGATTATCTGGTGGATCCTGACGATGGGTAACCAGTTACAATCGCAAAAAAATATTAAATCCATTATCGAAAGCAAGCCGGCATTGGGGATTCCGTTTACCGCGGTGCTGCGGCACAATATCCGGGAACCGCTGGCTATCCTCCTATTGCAGATCTTTGTGATCCTGCTGGTGGGATCATTAATGGGCTTTCTGTTTAAAAAGCTTAAACAACCCCGCGTGATCGGTGAAATGGCCGCGGGCATCCTGTTGGGCGCCTCGTTCCTGGGCTATTATTTCCCCGAAGTATCGGCCTTTGTTTTTCCGCCACAGTCGCTGGGCAACCTCAACCTGCTCAGCCAGATTGGCCTGGTACTGTTCATGTTCATTGTAGGACTGGAACTGGATCTGTCTATGTTGCGGGGAAAAACCAATGCAGCGGTAATGATCAGTCACACCAGTATTATTGTGCCTTTTACGCTGGGCGTGGCTACTGCTTATTTTACTTATCAGCAATTTGCACCTACGGGTGTACAGTTTATTTCTTATGCCTTGTTTATCGGCATTTCGCTAAGCATTACTGCTTTTCCCGTGCTGGCCCGGATCATACAGGAACGGAACCTCTCAAAAACAAACCTCGGTGTGCTGGCCATTACCTGTGCCGCTGCCGACGATGTTACGGCCTGGTGTATCCTGGCATTGGTGATCGCAGTAGTCAAAGCCGGATCTGCCTGGAGCGCCCTCTACACGATCCTGCTGTCCATTGCCTATATCCTGGTGATGATAAAAGTGATACGTCCGCTTATGGGCAACTACTACCGGAAGGTAAACAACCGGCTAACGGTTCCTTTTATCGCTGTATGCATGATCATCCTGATCGCCTCTGCCTATCTTACCGATGCCATCGGTATCCATGCCCTGTTTGGCGCCTTTGTAGCCGGTATGGTGATGCCGGCGGATATGGAGTTTCGCACGCAACTGATTGAAAAGATCGAAAGCGTGGCCCTGCTCCTGCTCCTGCCCCTGTTTTTTGTTTCTACAGGGTTGAAAACACAGATTGCGTTACTGAATAATGCCGCGCTCTGGAGCATCTGTATTATTGTGCTGATTATTGCCGTAATTGCCAAGTTTGGTGCCAGCGCTGCTGCGGCGCGGTTTACCGGTCAGTCCTGGAGCGAAAGCCTCCAGTTGGGAGCCCTGATGAATACCCGTGGTTTGACAGAGCTGGTGGTACTCAATATCGGGTATGACCTGGGGGTAATTTCAAGAGAAATTTTTACTATCCTGGTGATCATGGCCCTGTCTACAACCCTGATGACCGGGCCGGCGCTGAACCGGATCCAGAAACTGTTTAGAGCGTCATAG
- a CDS encoding heavy-metal-associated domain-containing protein: MKTIQISIPDMQSAHCQVRVQNALSNIEGIHVNGITAGQATVAVNDAQQQSVVTAAIEKAGYTVAGIASGNDPQPGAALQFKTNINCGGCVASVRPALDGNNGIAEWHVDTLSKDKILTVKTAGATPEDVINTVKNAGFKIEPVL; the protein is encoded by the coding sequence ATGAAAACAATTCAGATCTCCATTCCCGATATGCAGAGTGCCCATTGCCAGGTACGTGTTCAAAACGCGCTTAGCAACATAGAAGGTATACATGTAAATGGAATAACAGCGGGCCAGGCAACCGTAGCAGTAAATGACGCGCAACAGCAGTCCGTTGTTACCGCGGCAATTGAAAAAGCCGGCTATACAGTGGCAGGCATTGCATCCGGAAACGACCCGCAGCCAGGCGCGGCCCTTCAGTTTAAAACAAATATCAACTGCGGCGGCTGTGTGGCATCTGTAAGACCGGCGCTGGATGGCAACAATGGCATTGCCGAGTGGCATGTAGATACGCTGAGCAAGGACAAGATTCTTACCGTAAAAACTGCCGGCGCCACCCCTGAAGACGTTATCAACACCGTTAAAAACGCCGGCTTTAAGATTGAGCCCGTTTTATAG
- a CDS encoding heavy metal translocating P-type ATPase yields the protein MTTDPLNAIAIPLEGVESEHCALIVDKGLDKVGGIAAHKVELNNRRALITTDENEVVAKAVSAIRDLGYDVPTVKKNIPVLDMTCASCAISVESMLKSQPGIVSASVNFATTSVAVEYLPNITDTAAMQKAVQSIGYDLLIESAAKESETLEAIHQQKFNVLKKKTLWSALITVPLVIIGMFFMDINYANEIMWVLSTPVVLYFGKDFFINAWKQARHRSANMDTLVALGSGTAYLFSVFNTLFPSFWHNRGLHGHVYFEAAAVIVTFILLGKLLEEKAKGNTSSAIKKLMGLQPQTVTIIRTDGREEIQSIENVHKDDIILVKPGDKIAVDGMVTAGSSYVDESMLSGEPVPVLKNEKDAVFAGTINQKGSFRFRADKVGSETMLAQIIRMVQEAQGSKAPVQKLVDKIAGIFVPVVIGIAILAFASWIVLGGDNGFTQGLIAFATVLVIACPCALGLATPTAIMVGIGKGAEKGILIKDAVSLELAKKVNAVVLDKTGTITEGKPMVTDSYWQNEAAAVQQIFYSIEKQSEHPLAEAVVKHFGDLSTTAITDFESLTGRGASARAGGAVYYAGNRRLLGEKGIRIDPALQEKAQQWSNASKTVIWFADAQQALGVFAIADQIKHSSRQAIQTLKQAGIEVYMLTGDNEATAAAIARQTGIGAYKAEVLPEQKAAFVKQLQAAGKTVAMVGDGINDSTALAQADVSIAMGKGSDIAMDVAKMTIISSDLNKIPEAIQLSRQTVATIRQNLFWAFIYNIIGIPVAAGILYPINGFLLNPMIAGAAMALSSVSVVTNSLRLKWKR from the coding sequence ATGACAACCGATCCGTTAAATGCAATAGCCATCCCGCTGGAAGGGGTAGAAAGCGAACACTGTGCTCTTATTGTAGATAAAGGGCTGGACAAGGTAGGGGGTATTGCAGCACATAAAGTGGAGCTGAACAACCGCCGCGCACTGATCACCACCGATGAAAATGAAGTGGTGGCCAAAGCCGTATCGGCCATCCGGGATCTCGGCTACGATGTGCCCACTGTAAAAAAGAATATCCCGGTACTGGACATGACCTGTGCTTCCTGCGCCATCAGCGTTGAAAGCATGCTAAAAAGCCAGCCGGGGATCGTGTCGGCTTCGGTAAATTTTGCCACCACTTCCGTAGCGGTAGAATATCTGCCCAATATTACGGACACGGCCGCTATGCAAAAAGCGGTGCAGTCGATCGGGTATGACCTGCTGATCGAAAGCGCAGCAAAAGAATCCGAAACACTGGAAGCCATCCACCAGCAGAAATTCAATGTGCTTAAAAAGAAAACCCTGTGGTCGGCCCTGATTACGGTTCCACTGGTGATCATCGGTATGTTTTTTATGGACATCAACTATGCCAATGAGATCATGTGGGTACTTTCCACACCCGTGGTACTTTATTTTGGAAAGGATTTCTTTATCAACGCATGGAAACAAGCCCGCCACCGTTCCGCCAATATGGATACATTGGTAGCCCTCGGTTCGGGGACGGCGTACCTGTTCAGTGTATTCAATACGCTGTTCCCTTCGTTCTGGCATAACCGCGGATTGCATGGCCATGTATATTTTGAGGCCGCAGCGGTGATCGTTACATTTATTCTCCTTGGGAAACTGCTCGAAGAAAAAGCAAAAGGAAATACATCTTCAGCGATTAAAAAGCTAATGGGATTACAGCCGCAAACCGTCACTATCATCCGTACCGATGGCCGGGAAGAAATACAGTCTATTGAGAATGTACATAAGGACGACATCATCCTGGTGAAGCCTGGTGATAAAATAGCCGTAGACGGCATGGTTACAGCAGGAAGTTCTTACGTTGATGAAAGCATGCTGAGCGGGGAGCCGGTGCCGGTATTAAAAAACGAAAAGGATGCTGTATTCGCCGGCACCATTAATCAAAAAGGCAGCTTCCGGTTCCGAGCCGATAAAGTAGGGTCCGAAACCATGCTGGCCCAGATCATCCGTATGGTACAGGAAGCCCAGGGCAGCAAGGCCCCGGTGCAGAAACTGGTTGATAAAATTGCCGGCATCTTTGTACCGGTGGTGATCGGGATCGCCATCCTGGCCTTTGCAAGCTGGATTGTACTGGGCGGCGATAACGGCTTTACACAGGGACTGATCGCCTTTGCAACCGTGCTGGTGATCGCATGTCCCTGTGCGCTGGGATTAGCCACTCCTACTGCAATCATGGTGGGTATTGGCAAAGGCGCAGAAAAAGGGATCTTGATCAAAGACGCGGTAAGCCTGGAACTGGCCAAAAAAGTGAATGCCGTGGTACTGGACAAAACCGGTACCATCACGGAGGGAAAGCCGATGGTTACCGACAGTTACTGGCAAAATGAGGCAGCAGCTGTACAACAGATCTTCTACAGTATTGAAAAGCAATCGGAGCATCCGCTTGCAGAAGCCGTGGTAAAACACTTCGGAGATTTGTCCACCACCGCGATCACCGATTTTGAAAGTTTAACCGGCCGCGGCGCCAGTGCCCGGGCCGGAGGCGCCGTCTACTACGCCGGCAACCGCCGGTTGCTGGGTGAAAAAGGAATCCGGATCGATCCTGCGTTGCAGGAAAAGGCGCAACAATGGAGCAATGCATCCAAAACCGTGATCTGGTTTGCCGATGCACAACAGGCTCTGGGCGTATTTGCCATTGCCGACCAGATCAAGCATTCATCCCGGCAGGCCATACAGACTTTAAAGCAGGCCGGTATCGAGGTATACATGCTAACGGGCGACAATGAAGCAACCGCCGCCGCCATTGCCCGGCAAACCGGTATCGGCGCCTATAAGGCAGAAGTACTACCCGAACAGAAAGCCGCTTTTGTAAAGCAGTTACAGGCCGCAGGTAAAACCGTAGCCATGGTGGGTGACGGCATCAATGATAGTACCGCATTGGCCCAGGCAGATGTAAGCATTGCCATGGGTAAAGGCAGCGATATCGCAATGGATGTGGCGAAGATGACCATTATTTCTTCCGACCTGAATAAGATCCCGGAGGCCATTCAATTATCCCGGCAAACGGTAGCCACCATCCGCCAGAACCTGTTCTGGGCCTTTATCTACAATATAATCGGCATTCCGGTGGCAGCAGGCATCCTGTACCCTATCAACGGGTTCCTGCTCAATCCCATGATTGCCGGGGCTGCAATGGCACTGAGCAGCGTAAGCGTGGTCACCAATAGTTTGCGCCTTAAATGGAAACGGTAA
- a CDS encoding (4Fe-4S)-binding protein: MKYRLEKPLNAAIGTEKYQCTITWRNGGFIADEPLSQGGGDSGPDPYTLLLSSLASCTLITLRMYIDRKGWDVPEIRVNTNLYSEIKEGNTITVIDRDIYFPQPVPDDQVQRLQDIARACPISKILENQVRVRTFMRRDPETAKRIVYRNEAVAVVWRPELCQHATRCWKELPQVFRPKEKKWVDVDGASAAQIVEQVRRCPSGALAVEWTEKDADTAL; encoded by the coding sequence ATGAAATACAGACTCGAAAAACCGCTAAATGCCGCCATCGGCACGGAGAAGTACCAATGTACCATTACCTGGCGTAACGGTGGTTTTATTGCAGATGAACCCCTAAGCCAGGGAGGCGGGGACAGCGGCCCCGACCCTTATACCTTATTGCTTTCCTCGCTGGCATCCTGCACACTGATCACCCTGCGTATGTATATCGACCGCAAAGGCTGGGACGTGCCGGAGATCCGTGTTAACACAAATTTATACAGTGAAATAAAGGAGGGCAATACCATCACGGTCATCGACCGTGATATTTATTTTCCTCAACCTGTACCCGATGACCAGGTACAGCGCCTGCAGGATATTGCAAGGGCTTGCCCGATCTCCAAGATCCTGGAAAACCAGGTTAGGGTGCGCACGTTTATGCGGCGGGACCCCGAAACAGCGAAAAGGATTGTTTACCGGAATGAAGCAGTTGCGGTGGTTTGGCGCCCTGAATTATGCCAGCACGCCACGCGTTGCTGGAAGGAGCTGCCCCAGGTATTCCGGCCAAAGGAAAAAAAGTGGGTAGATGTGGATGGTGCTTCGGCTGCGCAGATTGTTGAGCAGGTTCGTCGCTGTCCCAGTGGCGCGCTGGCCGTGGAATGGACCGAAAAAGATGCGGACACAGCGCTGTAG
- a CDS encoding efflux RND transporter periplasmic adaptor subunit: protein MNKIALLISLCLITYATTSCKSKKEEKAEIESFSVTSPLKIDTNYVKEYVAQLQSVRNVEIRAQEKGYLEKSYVDEGQYVKAGQLLFRIMPKIYEAEYQKAKAEAHSAELEMQNTHLLADKEIVSKNELALSKAKYDVAKAEMALAGAHLSFTEIRAPFSGVIDRIRFKQGSLIDEGTLLTTLSDNSNIYAYFNVSESEYLNFKTDSSGTTKTPLGLTLANAGHYPYPGNIETIEGEFDNTTGNIAFRARFPNPNALLKHGETGKVLMQIPLRNALVIPQKATYELQDKIYVYVVDKDNKVRSRNITVQYELPNLYVIGEGLVETDHILLEGLQTIKEDQKIKPVYAAPGEVARKLQLLNP, encoded by the coding sequence ATGAACAAAATCGCATTGCTGATCAGCTTGTGCCTGATTACGTACGCAACAACAAGCTGTAAGTCGAAGAAAGAAGAAAAAGCAGAGATCGAATCGTTTTCCGTTACCAGCCCCTTAAAGATCGATACCAATTATGTAAAAGAATATGTGGCACAATTACAATCGGTGCGCAATGTGGAGATCCGCGCCCAGGAGAAGGGGTATCTTGAAAAAAGCTATGTAGACGAAGGGCAATATGTAAAGGCAGGGCAGCTGCTGTTCCGGATTATGCCCAAAATTTACGAGGCAGAATATCAAAAAGCAAAGGCTGAGGCCCATTCAGCCGAGCTGGAAATGCAGAATACCCATCTGCTGGCGGATAAAGAGATCGTTTCTAAAAATGAGCTGGCGCTGTCTAAAGCCAAATATGATGTGGCGAAGGCTGAAATGGCTCTGGCCGGAGCGCATTTATCTTTTACCGAAATCCGTGCGCCCTTCAGCGGGGTAATTGACCGCATCCGGTTCAAGCAGGGCAGTCTGATCGATGAAGGTACGCTGTTGACCACTTTATCCGATAACAGTAATATCTATGCCTATTTTAACGTATCTGAAAGTGAATACCTGAATTTCAAAACCGACAGCAGCGGCACTACCAAAACGCCACTGGGGCTAACACTGGCCAATGCCGGTCATTATCCTTATCCCGGCAACATTGAAACGATCGAAGGCGAGTTTGACAATACCACCGGAAATATTGCATTCCGGGCAAGATTCCCTAATCCGAATGCGCTTTTAAAACACGGAGAAACCGGCAAGGTACTGATGCAGATCCCGCTTCGAAATGCGCTGGTCATCCCGCAAAAGGCTACCTATGAGTTGCAGGATAAGATTTATGTGTATGTAGTGGATAAAGACAATAAAGTACGGTCGCGGAATATTACGGTGCAATACGAGCTGCCCAATCTGTATGTAATTGGAGAGGGGCTTGTTGAAACCGACCATATTCTGCTGGAAGGTTTGCAAACCATTAAAGAAGACCAGAAAATAAAGCCGGTATATGCGGCACCTGGTGAAGTGGCCCGTAAACTGCAATTGCTGAATCCTTAA